The DNA sequence AGGTGCCGGTTGGTGTCGGTGCCGTAGAGCAGGCCGAAAACGAACCAGTAGATGGCTCCCATGCCGAGCGGTTCGATCAACGACCACAGATAGCCCAGGAACGACTGCTGATACTTGACGGCAAGATCCCGCCGGACCAACAGTCGCAACGCGTTGCGACTGGACCACACCGCGTGGACGCTCGACGTCAAAGCCGCCTCCAGCTATCAGGAAGAGGGATCAGTAACCGGGTGCGTCGATGGCCGGCACCACCCGTAGGCAACCCCGGCGGCGCGCACGCGGTAGCGGCTGATCGCCGGCGCGGGGCCGCTGACGCGCCATAGGTTAGCAGTCCGTAATGGGCGGGGGTAGGCGGCCGAGGTAGCCACCCTCAGCACTCGATTACATTGACGGCCAACCCACCCCGCGCCGTTTCCTTGTACTTGACTTTCATGTCGGCACCCGTCTCGCGCATCGTTTTGATCACCTTGTCCAGCGACACCGCGTGTTCACCGTCGCCGTGCAGCGCGAGGCGGGCCGCGGTGATCGCCTTGATGCTGGCCACGGCGTTGCGTTCGATGCAGGGAATCTGCACGAGGCCGCCGACCGGGTCGCAGGTGAGCCCCAGGTTGTGTTCCATTCCGATCTCCGCGGCGTTCTCCACCTGAGCCGGCGTGCCACCGAGCGCCTCGGCGAGCCCCGCCGCGGCCATCGAGCAGGCCGAACCGACCTCGCCCTGACACCCGACCTCGGCACCGGAGATCGAGGCGTTCTCCTTGAAGAGCACGCCGATCGCGCCGGCCGCCAGAAGGAAGCGGACGATGCCGTCCTCCGAGGCCGATGGAACAAACCGGTGGTAATAGTGCATAACAGCAGGAATGATGCCGGCAGCCCCGTTCGTGGGCGCGGTCACCACCCGGCCGCCCGCCGCGTTCTCCTCGTTGACCGCGAGCGCGAAGAGCGTGACCCAGTCCATGACCCGCAGCGGGTCGGGGGTCGCGCCGGCATCGCTCTCCAGACTCCGTAGGAGTTCCGCCGCGCGCCGGCGGACCCGCAGGCCGCCCGGAAGCACCCCGGTACGCGTACAGCCCGCTGAGACGCACTCCCGCATCACCCGCCAGATCTCCAGCAGGCCGTCCCGGATGTCCGCCTCGGAGCGCCAGGCCCGCTCGTTGGCGAGCATCACCTCGCTGACCGAGAGCCCGGTCGACCGGGTCACCGCCAGCAGCTCCGCACCGGTCGTGAAGGGGTACGCCACGGTCGTGGTGTCCGGTTTGATCCGGTCCGCGCCGGCGGCCGCCTCGTCGACGACGAACCCGCCACCCACCGAGTAGTAGGTCCTGGCCCGGATCGACCGGCCGGTCCCGTCGTACGCGGTGAACGTCATGCCGTTCGGGTGGTACGGCAACGACCGCCGACGGTGCAGCACCAGGTCCCGGTCGACGTCGAAGTCGATGGAGTGCGCGGCGAGCACCGCCAGCCGGCCGGTGCCGCGTACGTCCTCGACCAGCGGGCCCACCTGGTCGGTGTCGACCGTTTCCGGCAGTTCACCGCTGAGCCCGAGCAGTACGGCCCGGTCACTGCCGTGACCGTGCCCGGTGGCTCCCAGCGAACCGAACAGTTCCGCGTGGATCCGCGCCGTGTCCGACAGCAGCCCGTCGGCCTTGAGCCCGGCGGCGAACGTGCGGGCGGCACGCATCGGGCCGACCGTGTGCGAGCTGGACGGGCCGATACCGATGCTGAAGAGGTCGAAGACGCTGATCACGGTTCTACACTGCGCCCACGGGGTAGCAACTGTCCATCCCACCGGACGGTCGGGAGCGGGCCGTTCAGCAATTCCGGCAGGACCGCTACCAGGGATCCCGTACCGGCACGGCGTAAGGGTTGACCACCTACGGGAGCGTCGACCGGAATCCGACTCCGGACGGAGGGTGCCGACATCGACCGTTCGTACCGTTGGATGTGGAGCGGCGCATCGCCGCCCGGAGAGGGAGAAGACGACCATGAGTCGCAAACTCGTACGCCCCCGCGATGACCGCATGCTGGCCGGTGTCTGCGCCGGACTCGCCCGCCGCTTCGGCATGTCGACCGGACTGGTGCGGCTCCTCTTCCTCCTGTCGCTGCTGCTGCCGGGTACCCAGGTGATCATTTACATCGCCCTGTGGATCATCATGCCGAACGAGGACCGGCAGCTCGCCTACTGACCCACCCCTCTGACGAGACGAAGGTCACCCCGCCCTGACGAAGCGAAGGCCCGGACGGCACCGCCGTCCGGGCCTTCGCCCACGCATCCGCCGGATGCCCTACTTGCGGATCGCGACGACGATCCCGCCGGACAGCCCTCGACCACGGTGAAGTGTTCGGGCGAGAACTGCTCCGGCGTGAAGGAGAGGCCGCGCACCCACATCAGCCGACCCTCGTTCTGCCGCAGGACGAAGATGTCGATCGGCCCGTACGCGGTCTCCCGCGAAGCGGCCGCGAACGCCGCCGGATCGGTGGTGTCGGCGACCCGCCGCAGCTCGGCGAACCGGTCGTCCCAGTGCACCAGGCTGCTGCTCGCCGTACGGTCGTTCTCGAGGTAGCCCGGCCACGGCAGGTAGGACCACAGCCGGTCGTCGACCGACAGGGTCGGACGGCTCGGATCAGGACCGGTGACCTGCTCGACGGCCCGCTCGACCTCGCGGACCGGGAACGCGGCCCGGCGCAGCTCCTCGTCCTTGGGCGCCCAGCGTGGATAGCCGCCACCGGGCAGCGGCTCGGAGTGCGCCGCGATCGTGTACTTGTTCCCCGCCTCCGGCATCCAACCCAACGTGTACGTCGCGCCGACCCAGGCCATGACCACCGCCAGCAGCGCGGCACCCGTCAGCCGGGGCGGGACGATCCGCAACCGGCGCAGCACGATCGGCGTCACGTGGGCCAGGGTGAGAACACCCGCGATGGCGAACATGACCGTGTAGAGCCGGGTCGTGTAGTGCAGGAACAGCGTGTGCTCGGTCAGCACGTGGCGGATCATCCCGATCAACCGGAACGCGTAGGTCCCGAGGATCAGCAGGGCCAGCGGCTGCGCCCACCAGGTCGACCGCCACAGCAGGACCAGGCCGACCAGGCCGACCAGTTGCAGCAGGCCGATCGGGCTGAACTCCAGGAACGGGAACAGGCCGGAGTTCAGGGAGGTGGTCTGGAAGAGGTCGGAGATCGAGTCGTTGCCCCGGGTCAGGATCGTCCAGAGCAGGGGCACCAGATACCAGGACGAGACCACGAACGACACGGCGATGATCAGCAGGATCCGGCGGACGTACGCCGCCCGCTGCTCCTCCCGGCGCAGCATGATGATCCCCAGCGCGGACATGCCGAGGGCCGCGAACCCCATCCAGAGCTGGTACGTCATCACGAGGGCGCCGCCGATCACACCGGCCCACAGCCAGTGCATCCGTTCACGGACCGGACGGGCGAACACCTCCAGCGCCCACGGCACGAACAGCGCGAGGGTCACCACCTCGAACGCCTTGCGCGGATCGGACCAGGCGATCAGTGACAGCGCCGAGATCGCCAGGGCGATCCACGGGTTCACGTGCCGACGCCACATCAGGAACGCGGCGAGCACGGACGCCGACATGAAGAGCACCTGGAAGTCGCCGACCAGGGTCCAGGCCGGCTGGTCGAGCAGCACCGCGGTCCGGCCGACGAGCCAGGGGAAGAACGGTGGATACTCCGCCGGCAGGTTGGGGATCAGGGTGTCGTTGCTGGTCCACGTGGTGGTGTAGCGCGTCGACGCCGCCGACATCCGGCTCATGTCGCCGACCAGGCCACCGAATCCGAACGGCGTCCCGGCCAGCGCGGCGCGCAGCATCAGGGCGGTCCACGCGGCGGCGAGCCCGGCGGCCACCCCCGCCACGACCTCACCCGACCAGCGGGTGGCGATCGCGAAGATACCGACGATCAACAGGAACGCGCCGAGCGTCGGCGCGAGCGAGGCACCGACCTTGAACGGGTCGAAGTCGGTCAGCGACGGCAGCACGAAGGCGACCGGGGTCGCCACCAGCCACGTGAGCAGGGCGATCGTGCCGCTGTTGGCAAGCCGGTGCGGCAGCCGCCGTCGGCCGGGCCCGGGGGCCGCCGGGCTCCCGGCCGAAGCCGGGTCCGCGACGTCCGCCGGCTTCCCATCGGCGTCCGCCGGCCGCCCGGCCTCGGCCGGGACGGTGCCGGCCGGCGGGTCGGACTCGTCCGACTCTCGACCGGCCGGCGCTGGCCCGGGTTCGTCCGTCGCCGCCGTGGGCAGCGGACGGTCCTGTTCGGGGTGGAGCGGGTCTTCCCGTACGGCAGTCGTGCCGTCAGCCACGGGTGGCCGCCAGCTCGTCCTCCGCCGCGACGACCGGGGTCGACGTCACCGGGGTGTTGATCCGGCGCAGGCTGAGCAGGCTGGAGAACAGCCCGGAGAAGAGCACCGTCACGCCGACCCCGATGGTGGTCGACGACGGCAGCACCACCCGCAGCGACTCGGTCAGTTCCTGCGGGCCGAACCCGGTGCTGCCCCAGACCGTCAGGGCATAGATCGAGCCGGCGAGCCCGAGCAGGGTCAGCACGAGGCCGGCCGCCGTACAGGTCTCGAACCGCACTATCCGCCCCCACCGGGCGACCTGACGCTGGCTGGTGATGCCTTCGGTGTGGCCGTAGAGCAGCGCGAACACACCGAAGAGAAGTAGTTGGGCGCCGACCAGCATCGCCAGGCAGGTATAGACCATGGTGCTGATGTCGAAGCCGACCCCGCCGACCTCCACCTGCCCGAACGAGAGGATCGTGGTGCCGAGCAGGCCCAGGACGAACATCGTCAGGCCCGGCCAGATCAGCGTCTTGCGCGGCGCGAAGACGAGCAGGAACCGCAGGTGCCGCCAACCGTCACGCCAGGTGCGCAGGTGCGGCGGCCGGCTGCGGCCGTCGGGCTTGAGGGTGGTGGGCACCTCGACGATGTCGTATCCGTTGAGCGCGGCCCGAACCACCAGCTCGGATGCGAACTCCATGCCGGGCATGCAGAGCTGGAGGTCACGGATCCGGTCGCGGTTGAAGCCGCGCAGACCGCAGTGGAAGTCGCCGACGTTGCGCAGGCCGAAGAGGCGCCGGCCGAGCCAGGACAACACGGGGTTGCCCAGGTAGCGGTGCAGCGGCGGCATCGCGCCGGGCGCGATGCCGCCCTTGAACCGGTTGCCCATCACGACGTCGTGACCGGCCCGCAGCGCCTCGACGAACGGCCCGAGGTTGGACAGGTCGTACGAGTCGTCGGCATCTCCCATGATCACGTAGCGACCGCGGGCCTGCTCGATGCCGTTGAGCAGCGCACCGCCGTAGCCCCGGATCGGTGCGTGCACCACCCGGGCGCCGGCCCGGACGGCGATCTCCTGGGATCCGTCGGTGGATCCGTTGTCGGAGACCAGCACCTCGCCGACCACGCCGAGCTCGTCCATGGCGCGGAGGGCTTTGGTGACACAGATTTCCAGGGTCTCGGCCTCGTTGAGACAAGGCAGCAGGACGGTCAGCTCGACGTCGTCAGTGGCGACAAGCTCTGACACAGGCGTTTCTCCCGGATTCGGCGATCGCGAGGCCCGGGACGTCACTGAGAACCTGATGCCGGGCCAGCCATAGACTGTGATGGTGCGTACCGCCGCACTGTAGCGGTGGCACGACGGAGGAGCGTACCCGGTAGTTGGCCCAAATGTGTTACCGACAATGTCCCGGAATCACCGTCAACCAGCCGTAAAAGTAACTGTCACCGTCTCGTAGCCCAACGACCGCAGCAGACCTTCGAGCATCTTCCGGGTGTTTTCCTGTGCCCGATCGGCCAGTCCGGTGTCGCGGGCCGCCGCCGTAATGCGTTCCTCGGCCAACCGATAGACCTCACGCTGGCGGTTGGGATCGCCCCCGAACACCTCGCCGAGCCGGTTGAGCAGGCCCCGTTCCTCGGCGAAGACATAGCTGTTCTCCAGATCGAGATTGGCGTCACCGAGCTGCGGCCCGGGCAACCTGATCTCGACGCTCTGGCCGTCGGCCGACTCCACGACCGCGCCCTCGGAGATCTGCGCGAAGTCGACGTACGCCTCGACGCTGCCGGCACCCACGAACAGGGTCCGCTCGCTGAGTAGGAAGTCCGGCACGTACTTGCGGTCGCGTTCCAGGTCGATGACGACCTGGAAGTTGCCCTCGGCGGCGACGTAACGGCTCAGGTCCTGAATCGACTTGAGCAGCGGCGGCTGGCTGCGGTCGGTCTCCTCCTCGACGAAGGGGTTGCGCCAACTGGGCAGCAGGCCGGTGGCCTGCACCCCCAGGAAAAGCAGGAGGACCACCCCGGCGACGCCGGCGAACAGGAGCAGCCCGCGGTTGCGGCCCGACGGCGGCTGGTGGGGACCGGCGGCCGGCGGCTCATTGGTCGGCCTGTCGTCGGCCGGCTCGACCGCCTCGGCGGAGTCGTCGGACCACGGCGACGGCGCGTCCGGCGCTGTCGCCCGACCTTTCGGGTATTCCGGGAACTCCCGGGTGGGCTGGTGCGCGTCTCCGTTGCGGGACATCGACCTCACCGTCCTCAGCAGACCTGCCGCCCTGAGCGGACCCGCGACGGAATCGAACGTGATCAGAATCCGTCGGGACTCCACTCCCTACCGCAGACGGTACGGCTCCCGTACGACACCCGCGACTCGGGCCGCACCCGTCCGCCGCGACCAGGAGAGGTCGGATGCCGGCCGGCCGGGTCAGGCAAACGCCGACAGCCCGGTGAGCTTCTGTCCGATCACGAGCTGGTGGATCTCGGAGGTGCCCTCGTACGTCAGCACGCTCTCCAGGTTGTTGGCGTGCCGGAGCACCGGATACTCGCCGCTGACGCCGTTCGCGCCGAGGATCGTCCGGCACTGGCGGGCGATCTCCAGCGCCTCCCGGACGTTGTTGAGTTTGCCCACGCTGACCTGCTCCGGCCGCAGCGTGCCGGCGTCGGCCAACCGTGCCAGGTGCAGCGCGAGCAGATAGCCCTTCTGGAGTTCGACGGCCATGTCGGCGAGCTTGGCCTGGGTGAGCTGGAAGCCGGCGACGGGCCGGCCGAACTGCACCCGGCTGACGGCGTAGTCGATCGCCGTCCGCAGGCAGTCACGGGCCGCCCCGAGGCTGCCCCAGGCGATGCCCTGCCGGGCCTCGGTCAGGCAGGACAGCGGCGCCTTCAGCCCGACCGCGAGCGGGAGCCGGGCGTCGGCCGGCAGACGTACGTCGTCGAGGACGATCTCGCCGGTCGACGAGGCGCGTAGCGACATCTTGTTGCGGATCTCGCCGACGGTGACCCCGGCCGAGTCCATCGGTACGACGAAGCCGCGTACCCCCTCGTCGGTCTGCGCCCAGACCACCGCGACATCGGCGACCGGCGCGTTGGTGATCCACATCTTTCCGCCGGTGAGCACCCAGTCGTCGCCGTCGCGCCGGGCGCGGGTCGTCATCGCGGATGGGTCGGAGCCGTGGTCGGGTTCGGTCAGGCCGAAGCATCCGATCACCTCGCCGGCGGCCATCGGCGGCAACCAGTACCGCTTCTGCTCCTCGCTGCCGTAGCGCCAGATGGCGAACATCGCCAGCGAGCCCTGCACCGACACCAGCGACCGTACGCCGGAGTCGCCGGCCTCCAGTTCCAGGCAGGCCAGCCCGTAGGCGACCGCGGAGGAGCCGGCGCAGCCGTAGCCGGTCAGGTGCATGCCGAGCAGGCCGAGTCGACCGAACTCCAGGGCCAGCTCACGGATCGGGGCGTGGCCCTGCTCGTACCAGCCGGCGACGTGCGGCCGGACCCGGTCGTCGACCACCCGGCGCACCACGGCCCGGATCTGCCGCTCCTCGTCGGTGAGCGAGTTGTCCAGATCGAGCAGGTCGAGCGGGGCGACCCGGCTCATGACAGGTTCTCGCTGCACTCGCTCACGCCGCCACCCTAACGACCGGTCAGCCGGCCAGCACCAGGACCCGGGCGTGGATCTGGTTGCGCTGTTGCAGCGCGGCCCGCAGCGCGCGGTGCAGGCCATCTTCCAGGAAGAGGGCGTTCTGCCACTGCACGACGTGCGGAAAGAGGTCGCCGTAGAAGGTCGAGTCCTCGGCGAGCAGTTTGTCGAGGGCCAGCTCACGCTTGGTGGTGACCAACTGGTCGAGCCGCAACGGCCGGGGCGGGATCTCGGCCCACTGTTTCAGGGTGAGTCCGTGATCCGGGTAGGGACGCCCGTCCCGAACCGCTTTGAAGATCACGGTGCGCTCCCCCCATGTCGGAACAAATCTATCGGATCGACCCGGCGAACGACCCCGCCGATACCGCTGCCAGCGTAGCGAGCATTGCCGACATCGCGGTTTGTTACCCGATGTCAGTTTCGTTGCTCTCCGGCATCGAATGATGATCCTCTCGCGTCCCAGCGGCCACGATGCACCACCTGGTCGACCGGCCGTCGCCCACGCCGCAGCGACGGCGAGCGGCGGTCCGGTGCCGGATATCCGATGCTTATCGCACCGATCGGGGTAAATTCATCGGGTACGCCGAAAGCATCCCGATAACTCGCGGTGCGTTCTGGCGGAATTCCGAAGAAACAGGCACCAAGCTCCTCGTCGACAACCGTCAGCAACATCAACATCGCGGCGAAGCCGGTGTCGATGTGCCAGTACGGCACCGGCCAGCGCGCCTCGTCCCGGTCCGCCCAGCCCTTGTCCGGCTCGGCGTACCGGTCGAGATAGACCGACCGGTTCGAGTGCGGTACGACGATCAGCGGCGCCTGTCGCATCCCCGTCAGCCAGCGGCTCTCCGGAGCCCCCTGCGGCGTGGTCGACGCCCAGAACCGTTCCCGGTCCGCCGGGCTTTCGAGCACCAGGAACCCCCAGCCCTGGGAGAACCCGGCCGACGGGGCGCGTACGGCGTGGTCGAGCAGCCGGTCCACCACCGCCGCCGGCACCGGCCGGTCGGGGTCGTAACTGCGCACCATCCGGCGCCGTCGGACGACGTCGCGGAACTCCATCACGTACTCCGATCGGGTGGGTCAGGCCGGGCGGATGCCCCAACTCGCGGTGAACGTCTCGCCCGGGGCGAGCACCACCAGACCGTGCCCGGACCGGAACGCGTCCGGCGGGCAGGTCATCGGCTCGACCGCCACCGAGCGACGGCGCCGTTCGCCGGGCAGGGTGTCCCCGGTGAACACCTGCCACCAGCCGAAGGACCGGTCGGCCCAGACGGTCACGGACGCCGTGCCGTCGGCCGCGGCGAGGGTGACCGCCGACCCGCCGTCGGCCTCGGTCTCCAGGTCACCGAATGCGGTGTCGAGCTGCGCCGTACCGATCCGCCGGGGCGCGGTGAAGTCGTGCTCGCCGCCGGCGACCTTCGCCGCGCCGATCGGCAGCAGCCGGCCGTCGACCAGCACCCGGGTACGGGCCGGCACCCGAAGCAGCAGGTCGTCGACGGGCACCCCCGGCAGGCGCAGGTAGGGGTGGGTGGCGAGACCGAAGGGCGCGTTCCCGGCACCGAGGTTGGTCGCCTCGTGCGTGGCCCGCAGCCCGCCCGCACCCACCTGCCACCGGGTACGCAGCAGCAGCGGCCACGGATAACCGGGCTGGGCGGGCAGTTCGTACTCCACGGTCACCGCCCCGGGCACCTCGTCGACCAGCCGCCACCGGACCCAGTTGGCCAGGCCGTGCAGGGCGTTGTGCCGCACCGGTTCGGTGATCGGAAGCTGGTGCGCGACGCC is a window from the Polymorphospora rubra genome containing:
- a CDS encoding L-serine ammonia-lyase, which produces MISVFDLFSIGIGPSSSHTVGPMRAARTFAAGLKADGLLSDTARIHAELFGSLGATGHGHGSDRAVLLGLSGELPETVDTDQVGPLVEDVRGTGRLAVLAAHSIDFDVDRDLVLHRRRSLPYHPNGMTFTAYDGTGRSIRARTYYSVGGGFVVDEAAAGADRIKPDTTTVAYPFTTGAELLAVTRSTGLSVSEVMLANERAWRSEADIRDGLLEIWRVMRECVSAGCTRTGVLPGGLRVRRRAAELLRSLESDAGATPDPLRVMDWVTLFALAVNEENAAGGRVVTAPTNGAAGIIPAVMHYYHRFVPSASEDGIVRFLLAAGAIGVLFKENASISGAEVGCQGEVGSACSMAAAGLAEALGGTPAQVENAAEIGMEHNLGLTCDPVGGLVQIPCIERNAVASIKAITAARLALHGDGEHAVSLDKVIKTMRETGADMKVKYKETARGGLAVNVIEC
- a CDS encoding PspC domain-containing protein, with the translated sequence MSRKLVRPRDDRMLAGVCAGLARRFGMSTGLVRLLFLLSLLLPGTQVIIYIALWIIMPNEDRQLAY
- a CDS encoding arabinofuranosyltransferase; this translates as MADGTTAVREDPLHPEQDRPLPTAATDEPGPAPAGRESDESDPPAGTVPAEAGRPADADGKPADVADPASAGSPAAPGPGRRRLPHRLANSGTIALLTWLVATPVAFVLPSLTDFDPFKVGASLAPTLGAFLLIVGIFAIATRWSGEVVAGVAAGLAAAWTALMLRAALAGTPFGFGGLVGDMSRMSAASTRYTTTWTSNDTLIPNLPAEYPPFFPWLVGRTAVLLDQPAWTLVGDFQVLFMSASVLAAFLMWRRHVNPWIALAISALSLIAWSDPRKAFEVVTLALFVPWALEVFARPVRERMHWLWAGVIGGALVMTYQLWMGFAALGMSALGIIMLRREEQRAAYVRRILLIIAVSFVVSSWYLVPLLWTILTRGNDSISDLFQTTSLNSGLFPFLEFSPIGLLQLVGLVGLVLLWRSTWWAQPLALLILGTYAFRLIGMIRHVLTEHTLFLHYTTRLYTVMFAIAGVLTLAHVTPIVLRRLRIVPPRLTGAALLAVVMAWVGATYTLGWMPEAGNKYTIAAHSEPLPGGGYPRWAPKDEELRRAAFPVREVERAVEQVTGPDPSRPTLSVDDRLWSYLPWPGYLENDRTASSSLVHWDDRFAELRRVADTTDPAAFAAASRETAYGPIDIFVLRQNEGRLMWVRGLSFTPEQFSPEHFTVVEGCPAGSSSRSASRASGGCVGEGPDGGAVRAFASSGRGDLRLVRGVGQ
- a CDS encoding glycosyltransferase family 2 protein, giving the protein MSELVATDDVELTVLLPCLNEAETLEICVTKALRAMDELGVVGEVLVSDNGSTDGSQEIAVRAGARVVHAPIRGYGGALLNGIEQARGRYVIMGDADDSYDLSNLGPFVEALRAGHDVVMGNRFKGGIAPGAMPPLHRYLGNPVLSWLGRRLFGLRNVGDFHCGLRGFNRDRIRDLQLCMPGMEFASELVVRAALNGYDIVEVPTTLKPDGRSRPPHLRTWRDGWRHLRFLLVFAPRKTLIWPGLTMFVLGLLGTTILSFGQVEVGGVGFDISTMVYTCLAMLVGAQLLLFGVFALLYGHTEGITSQRQVARWGRIVRFETCTAAGLVLTLLGLAGSIYALTVWGSTGFGPQELTESLRVVLPSSTTIGVGVTVLFSGLFSSLLSLRRINTPVTSTPVVAAEDELAATRG
- a CDS encoding DUF4230 domain-containing protein — protein: MSRNGDAHQPTREFPEYPKGRATAPDAPSPWSDDSAEAVEPADDRPTNEPPAAGPHQPPSGRNRGLLLFAGVAGVVLLLFLGVQATGLLPSWRNPFVEEETDRSQPPLLKSIQDLSRYVAAEGNFQVVIDLERDRKYVPDFLLSERTLFVGAGSVEAYVDFAQISEGAVVESADGQSVEIRLPGPQLGDANLDLENSYVFAEERGLLNRLGEVFGGDPNRQREVYRLAEERITAAARDTGLADRAQENTRKMLEGLLRSLGYETVTVTFTAG
- a CDS encoding acyl-CoA dehydrogenase family protein — encoded protein: MSRVAPLDLLDLDNSLTDEERQIRAVVRRVVDDRVRPHVAGWYEQGHAPIRELALEFGRLGLLGMHLTGYGCAGSSAVAYGLACLELEAGDSGVRSLVSVQGSLAMFAIWRYGSEEQKRYWLPPMAAGEVIGCFGLTEPDHGSDPSAMTTRARRDGDDWVLTGGKMWITNAPVADVAVVWAQTDEGVRGFVVPMDSAGVTVGEIRNKMSLRASSTGEIVLDDVRLPADARLPLAVGLKAPLSCLTEARQGIAWGSLGAARDCLRTAIDYAVSRVQFGRPVAGFQLTQAKLADMAVELQKGYLLALHLARLADAGTLRPEQVSVGKLNNVREALEIARQCRTILGANGVSGEYPVLRHANNLESVLTYEGTSEIHQLVIGQKLTGLSAFA
- a CDS encoding type II toxin-antitoxin system VapB family antitoxin, whose translation is MIFKAVRDGRPYPDHGLTLKQWAEIPPRPLRLDQLVTTKRELALDKLLAEDSTFYGDLFPHVVQWQNALFLEDGLHRALRAALQQRNQIHARVLVLAG
- a CDS encoding nitroreductase family protein, with translation MEFRDVVRRRRMVRSYDPDRPVPAAVVDRLLDHAVRAPSAGFSQGWGFLVLESPADRERFWASTTPQGAPESRWLTGMRQAPLIVVPHSNRSVYLDRYAEPDKGWADRDEARWPVPYWHIDTGFAAMLMLLTVVDEELGACFFGIPPERTASYRDAFGVPDEFTPIGAISIGYPAPDRRSPSLRRGRRPVDQVVHRGRWDARGSSFDAGEQRN
- a CDS encoding aldose 1-epimerase family protein, encoding MENVDTGPRPPSGAQWTIAADGHEAVVVEVGGGLRAYRSAGVDHVDGYAAEEMCVGGAGQVLVPWPNRIRDGRYTFDGVAHQLPITEPVRHNALHGLANWVRWRLVDEVPGAVTVEYELPAQPGYPWPLLLRTRWQVGAGGLRATHEATNLGAGNAPFGLATHPYLRLPGVPVDDLLLRVPARTRVLVDGRLLPIGAAKVAGGEHDFTAPRRIGTAQLDTAFGDLETEADGGSAVTLAAADGTASVTVWADRSFGWWQVFTGDTLPGERRRRSVAVEPMTCPPDAFRSGHGLVVLAPGETFTASWGIRPA